The Verrucomicrobiota bacterium genome segment CAAATCCAAGCTGCGCACCGCACTCAGGGCTTTGCCCGTTTCAGCAGTGCTGCTTTCGTTTTGCGCGTCCCAAATGACCACGCAAGGATGGTTCCAGCGCTCGCGCATCCACTCCACGTATTCCGGAATGACGAGTTCCGCCTTGATCGGCTCCGGGCTGTCGCCGTTCGGCATCGCTTTGCCGCCCAGCAACCAGATCGGGAACTCATCCTGGATCAAAATGCCCTCTTCATCGGCGATCTCGTACCAGAACTCCGGCGGAAACCCGATGCAATAGCGCAGCGCATTCCAGTTCATCGCCTTGAATTTGCGGTGCATCGTCCGCACCCACGTTTCATTCCATGGCAGATCGCCGCGGTCCGCGTCTTCAAAGAAGCGGTACAGGGAAACATTACTGCCACGCAGATAGTACGGTTTGCCATTCAGCATCGCGCGCTTGGTGATCGGATCAAACTTGAAAGTTCGCATGCCGAACTTCACGCGCAGCGCGTCCGCTTCCGTGCTCAGCTTCAATTCGTAGAGGAACGGATCTTCCGGCGTCCACAAATGGCAGTTTTCAATGGGGATACTGAGCTTCACTCGCGCCAATTGATGCGCCGCCAAACGGATGACATGTGATTTCACCGCCCCGACCTCCTGGCGCAAGACCGCCTCGATGACTTCGCTGGACAACGTAAATGCACAGTTTGTTTCCCCCGCCTCAATCTCCACCACCACGCCCACGGCCTGCCGCGCAAGGTCCGGTACGGTCTGCACATTTACAATGCGCGGTGCACCGCTCAAAATGAGTTCCACCGAGTCGTAAATGCCCGGCATATATTGAAACTTCTCAAAGTCAAACCCGGTGGGCATGCCCGCCGGCAGGACGGTGCGGTCCGCACCGATGCGAATGACGATCTCATTGGCCTCGCCGTTTCCTTTCAGGAGCGGCCCGACCTTGAGCCACGCCGGGGTGAAGCACGGCAGATGTTCCCCGGCCTCCTTACCGTTGATCCACACCTTGGCACCGTACTGCGCCTTGTGGATTTTCAGCAGCGCCATGTCCGGCACAGGCCCATCGAGCTTGAAGGTGCGCCGATACCAGAACGCCTGCCGCAATTTGCTCGGCCGCCCGACCTCATTGAACACCGGACGCGCCATGTCAATCAGACCCGGCACCGCCACTTTGCGATAAAACAGCGTTGGGCACTTATCCATGACGCCTTCGCCGACTTCCCAAGCGCCGTTGAGGCTGACACGTTGCCGCGGCTCAGCGGCAATTACGGCACTGGCCAGGGCAATCGCCATTCCGGCCAGCGCAAGTTGTTTGATGATATGATTCATGGTCGTAATACTTTGATGCGGATGACCGTAAAGGAATTCCCCGGCAAATCACAGTGAATTATTGCGTCCTTGACCGGGAGATTTTTGCTACTGGGCGCGACCTTCATGGGTTGCGTCAGCGTATTCTCATCCTCGCCGCTGGCCGAGGTCAACTGCCACGCCCGCGCCTGCGTGGCGAGCGGCGCACTGCTCTCCAGCTTGATGTCCGTGGCCTGTGGGTCCGGATTCGTGTTCACCACCTTCACAATGACCTCCCGATTGGGGTCATCCTGCGTCGCCGACGCATAGACCGATTGCATGGTGGGCGCCACCACATCGTGAATGAGCTGGTTATCCAAGAAACACTTGATGTGATTGTCCGCCAATTCCAAGCGAATATCGTACCAACGGTTCAGCTCAATCCGGCCGGGCACTTCCCGCCCCACGATGCCGCCGATCTCAATCCCATGGCGTGTGTTCCCACAACCGCCAAGGTTCCACCACGACTTGCTACTCTGATCCGGCATCCGGAACGGAATGAGGAATCCCTCCGCGCCGCCCAGCTTCCGCGCCTTGAGCGTGTACGTGTAATTCGTCCACGTCTTATCGCCAATAATGGCGCGGACATTTTCCTTGAGGCTGTGTTGCTGCAACACGCCGCCCTGCACTTTCCAATCCCCGCCGAATAACTTCCAGCCTTTGGTGCCGTCCGCAAAGTCCGTGCTGAACAGCGTT includes the following:
- a CDS encoding glycoside hydrolase family 2 TIM barrel-domain containing protein — protein: MNHIIKQLALAGMAIALASAVIAAEPRQRVSLNGAWEVGEGVMDKCPTLFYRKVAVPGLIDMARPVFNEVGRPSKLRQAFWYRRTFKLDGPVPDMALLKIHKAQYGAKVWINGKEAGEHLPCFTPAWLKVGPLLKGNGEANEIVIRIGADRTVLPAGMPTGFDFEKFQYMPGIYDSVELILSGAPRIVNVQTVPDLARQAVGVVVEIEAGETNCAFTLSSEVIEAVLRQEVGAVKSHVIRLAAHQLARVKLSIPIENCHLWTPEDPFLYELKLSTEADALRVKFGMRTFKFDPITKRAMLNGKPYYLRGSNVSLYRFFEDADRGDLPWNETWVRTMHRKFKAMNWNALRYCIGFPPEFWYEIADEEGILIQDEFPIWLLGGKAMPNGDSPEPIKAELVIPEYVEWMRERWNHPCVVIWDAQNESSTAETGKALSAVRSLDLSQRPWENGWGEPQSPTDCVESHPYQFIRDWQSKKPFRMSEMPELPLTPSLQTAQKKLDVPIIINEYGWLWLNRKGEPTSLTDKVYANQLGTNSTAAQRQEFWAKCLAAKTEFWRAHRQCAGVLEFCSLGYSRRGDIPRPEGGATSDHWADVKHLVWEPNFVKYVRDAFNPVGIMLDFWAETIPPETEREVRVYVTNDEPKEWQGEVRLKFSNSDKTTVLATQPVTVAALDRNIVVFTVTLPIAPGAYSLAADLVTKNSRTITSRRDFKVVLSEP